The following proteins come from a genomic window of Maribacter sp. HTCC2170:
- the mnmG gene encoding tRNA uridine-5-carboxymethylaminomethyl(34) synthesis enzyme MnmG: MFGEEYDVIVVGGGHAGAEAAAAAANMGSKTLLATMNLQTIGQMSCNPAMGGIAKGQIVREIDALGGYSGIITDKSAIQFKMLNKSKGPAMWSPRTQNDRMRFAEEWRLALENTPNVDFYQEMISGLLLDGNKVVGVRTSLGIDVKGKSVVLTNGTFLNGLIHIGEKQFGGGRAGERAATGITEQLTDLGFDSGRMKTGTPPRVDGRSLDFSKMILQPGDTIPEKFSYLDTPVLTKQRDCHMTHTSKLVHDLLKEGFERSPMFNGRIKSLGPRYCPSIEDKINRFADKDSHQLFVEPEGWDTVEVYVNGFSTSLPEDVQFKALRSVVGFENVKFFRPGYAIEYDYFPPTQLKHTLETKLIDNLYFAGQINGTTGYEEAASQGLMAGINAHLKLNEKEPFILKRDEAYIGVLIDDLITKGTEEPYRMFTSRAEYRTLLRQDNADLRLTPKSHEIGLATDDRLKRMDEKKRKSDAFVQFFKSTSVGPEAINPILESVDSSLVKQSDKMFKVFSRPKVTMNHMLQLDSVSEFVSDNDLDREVMEQAEIQVKYSGYIQKEKNNADKLHRLENVKIPDNFDYSKLKSLSYEAREKLETIRPVTISQASRISGVSPSDISVLLVFMGR, translated from the coding sequence ATGTTTGGAGAAGAATACGATGTAATAGTTGTTGGTGGTGGACACGCTGGGGCGGAGGCGGCAGCGGCAGCGGCCAATATGGGCTCTAAAACTCTGTTGGCTACAATGAACCTGCAAACTATTGGCCAAATGTCGTGCAATCCTGCAATGGGAGGAATTGCAAAAGGACAAATTGTTCGGGAAATTGATGCTTTGGGTGGTTATAGCGGAATTATTACCGATAAATCGGCTATTCAATTTAAGATGTTGAATAAATCAAAGGGCCCTGCGATGTGGAGTCCAAGAACGCAAAACGATAGAATGCGTTTTGCCGAGGAATGGAGACTGGCTTTGGAGAACACGCCGAATGTGGATTTTTATCAGGAAATGATAAGTGGCCTTTTGCTTGATGGTAATAAGGTCGTGGGTGTCAGAACCTCTTTGGGGATTGATGTTAAAGGAAAGTCAGTAGTACTTACAAATGGAACTTTTTTAAATGGCTTAATACATATTGGAGAAAAACAATTTGGTGGTGGACGAGCTGGTGAAAGAGCGGCAACGGGAATAACCGAACAACTTACTGATTTAGGTTTCGATAGTGGAAGAATGAAGACGGGTACCCCACCAAGAGTTGATGGCAGATCTTTGGATTTTTCTAAAATGATTCTTCAACCTGGTGATACTATTCCGGAGAAGTTCTCTTATTTGGACACTCCTGTTTTGACAAAACAAAGGGATTGTCACATGACGCATACAAGTAAGTTAGTCCATGATTTGCTAAAGGAGGGTTTTGAACGATCTCCTATGTTTAATGGCAGAATAAAAAGTCTTGGGCCAAGATATTGTCCGTCTATCGAAGATAAGATTAATAGGTTTGCGGACAAGGACAGTCATCAGTTGTTTGTTGAGCCTGAGGGATGGGACACTGTGGAGGTTTATGTGAATGGATTTTCCACTTCTTTACCAGAAGATGTTCAGTTTAAAGCGCTGCGTTCAGTGGTTGGGTTTGAGAATGTAAAATTCTTTAGACCTGGTTATGCCATTGAGTACGACTATTTTCCACCTACTCAATTGAAGCACACACTGGAGACTAAGTTGATTGACAATTTGTATTTCGCAGGTCAAATAAACGGAACTACAGGTTATGAAGAGGCAGCCTCGCAGGGACTAATGGCTGGAATAAATGCACATCTTAAGCTAAATGAAAAGGAACCTTTTATTCTAAAAAGAGACGAAGCATATATAGGTGTTTTAATAGATGATCTTATTACTAAGGGTACTGAGGAACCGTACCGTATGTTCACTTCAAGAGCTGAGTATCGTACCCTTTTAAGGCAGGATAATGCAGATTTAAGACTAACTCCTAAGAGTCATGAAATTGGACTGGCAACAGATGACCGATTAAAACGCATGGATGAAAAGAAAAGGAAGTCTGATGCTTTTGTTCAATTTTTCAAAAGTACAAGTGTTGGACCTGAAGCCATTAATCCAATTTTGGAAAGCGTTGACTCTTCCTTGGTAAAACAATCCGATAAGATGTTCAAGGTTTTTTCAAGACCAAAAGTCACCATGAATCATATGCTTCAGTTAGATTCAGTTTCTGAGTTTGTTTCTGATAATGATTTGGACAGGGAGGTAATGGAGCAGGCTGAGATACAGGTGAAGTATTCTGGCTATATTCAAAAGGAGAAGAACAATGCCGATAAATTGCATAGACTCGAGAATGTCAAAATTCCAGATAATTTTGATTATTCAAAGTTGAAATCATTATCGTATGAGGCCCGTGAAAAACTTGAGACCATAAGACCAGTTACGATTTCACAAGCCTCTAGAATTAGCGGGGTCTCGCCATCGGACATTAGCGTGCTTTTGGTATTTATGGGACGATAA
- the ybeY gene encoding rRNA maturation RNase YbeY, with the protein MIEFFQEGSFRIHAKEKYADWIGRIIVSEESFVGIINFIFCEDDYLLKVNQQHLKHDYFTDIITFDYTDGNIVSGDVFISTERIEENAGLFGVNFNTELLRVMSHGILHLLGYNDKSEDEVIKMRAKEEEKIKMFHVEQS; encoded by the coding sequence ATGATTGAGTTCTTTCAAGAGGGAAGTTTTAGGATACATGCTAAAGAAAAGTATGCCGATTGGATTGGTAGGATAATTGTTTCGGAGGAATCTTTTGTTGGTATTATAAACTTCATCTTTTGTGAGGACGACTACTTACTAAAGGTTAATCAGCAACATCTTAAACATGATTATTTCACCGATATCATAACCTTTGATTATACAGATGGTAATATTGTAAGTGGAGACGTTTTCATTTCAACAGAAAGAATAGAAGAGAATGCCGGTTTGTTCGGTGTGAATTTTAACACAGAGTTGTTACGTGTTATGTCGCACGGTATTCTTCATTTGCTTGGCTATAATGACAAGTCCGAGGATGAGGTAATTAAGATGAGAGCTAAAGAAGAGGAGAAAATTAAAATGTTCCACGTGGAACAAAGCTAG
- a CDS encoding alkane 1-monooxygenase encodes MKDLKYLAAFTLPASALLSIQLLGYWSYFTPLYAFVIIPILEILLPLDTTNTTLEERKKKKHQQIFDWLLYLNIPVVYGLLIYALWLINSQSLSYLEIVGITISVGIVLGTNGINVAHELGHRNKTKERYLAKLLLLPSLYMHFYIEHNHGHHANAATKNDPATAKYNQSVYSFWFTSVIKQYINSWKIQQKLRKNNNTPLFSVRHDMLWYSIIQVTYLLLVFTFFNLNGLYFAIGTAIVGFLLLETVNYIEHYGLLRSKLPSGRYERVKEIHSWNSNHVVGRIVLYELTRHSDHHYKASKKYQILDYHDTSPQMPFGYPTSMVMSLIPPLWFKIMNPRVPDEMKFAKQH; translated from the coding sequence ATGAAAGATTTAAAATACTTAGCGGCTTTCACATTACCGGCTTCTGCCTTACTAAGCATTCAATTATTGGGCTATTGGAGTTATTTTACTCCATTATATGCGTTCGTTATCATTCCAATACTTGAAATACTGCTTCCGTTGGACACAACAAACACCACTTTGGAGGAGCGTAAAAAAAAGAAACATCAACAAATATTTGATTGGCTGCTATACCTAAATATTCCCGTTGTGTATGGTCTCCTGATCTATGCATTATGGCTAATAAACTCTCAATCTCTTAGTTACCTGGAAATCGTTGGCATAACCATTTCTGTAGGCATAGTTCTGGGCACAAATGGAATCAATGTGGCGCATGAGCTTGGTCATCGAAACAAAACAAAAGAACGCTACTTAGCTAAGCTTTTATTACTGCCCTCTTTATATATGCATTTTTATATAGAGCACAATCATGGTCATCACGCAAACGCAGCAACAAAGAACGACCCCGCTACAGCAAAATATAACCAGTCTGTTTACTCTTTTTGGTTCACATCAGTAATTAAGCAGTACATAAACTCTTGGAAAATTCAACAGAAATTAAGAAAAAACAACAATACTCCACTGTTTTCCGTTCGGCACGATATGCTCTGGTATTCAATAATTCAAGTTACATACCTGCTTTTAGTCTTTACCTTTTTCAATCTAAATGGCTTGTATTTTGCAATTGGCACAGCCATTGTCGGTTTTCTACTTTTAGAGACCGTAAACTATATAGAACACTACGGGTTATTAAGGTCCAAACTACCTTCTGGCCGATATGAACGAGTAAAAGAAATACATTCTTGGAACAGTAACCATGTAGTAGGCCGAATAGTCTTATATGAATTAACCAGGCACAGTGATCACCATTATAAAGCCTCCAAAAAATATCAAATTCTTGACTATCATGACACTTCTCCCCAAATGCCTTTTGGTTATCCAACGTCAATGGTCATGTCCTTGATACCTCCTCTCTGGTTTAAGATTATGAATCCAAGGGTTCCTGATGAGATGAAATTCGCCAAACAGCACTAG
- the gltX gene encoding glutamate--tRNA ligase — protein MSRKVRVRFAPSPTGPLHIGGVRTALFNYLFAKKHNGDFVLRIEDTDQNRYVEGAEQYIVEALNWCNIPFDEGPGKDGGFGPYRQSERKHLYKRYAEELITKGKAYYAFDTSEKLDFHRKDHEAKGKTFIYNWHNRLKLENSLSLTKEETQTKLDAGHDYVVRFLTPQDQKLKLNDIIRGKIEIDTNILDDKVLFKSDGMPTYHLANIVDDHLMEISHVIRGEEWLPSLALHQLLYDAFEWQAPLFAHLPLIMKPVGKGKLSKRDGEKMGFPVFPLTWNDSIGYREAGYFPDATINFLAMLGWNPGTEQELFSMEELKQDFSLDRVHKSGARFDPDKTKWYNHQYLQSKPNSELAKLFMGELEGKDGLESIPTEQFIEKVVELIKERANFVSDFWGLSDYFFKTPELYDEKAMRKQWKEDTPDILNAVAQLLEGIDDFSSQNIETIIKDWIGKQELSFGKVMPPLRLVIVGAMKGPHLFDIMDMIGAEESISRIKKAISTL, from the coding sequence ATGAGTCGAAAAGTAAGAGTTAGGTTTGCACCAAGCCCCACAGGGCCATTACATATAGGAGGAGTACGTACTGCTCTTTTTAATTATCTATTTGCTAAAAAACACAATGGTGACTTTGTTCTACGCATAGAGGATACAGATCAAAATAGGTATGTTGAAGGCGCGGAACAGTACATTGTCGAAGCTTTAAATTGGTGTAATATCCCCTTTGATGAAGGACCAGGGAAAGATGGCGGATTTGGACCTTACAGACAAAGTGAACGAAAGCATTTGTACAAAAGATACGCTGAAGAGTTAATAACTAAAGGAAAGGCGTATTACGCATTTGATACTTCTGAAAAATTGGATTTTCATAGAAAAGACCATGAAGCAAAAGGGAAAACATTCATCTATAATTGGCACAACAGGTTAAAGCTTGAAAATTCTTTGTCCTTGACCAAGGAAGAAACACAGACCAAATTGGATGCTGGCCATGACTACGTAGTCCGGTTCTTGACACCACAAGACCAGAAGCTTAAGTTAAATGATATCATTCGTGGCAAAATAGAAATAGATACCAACATATTGGACGATAAAGTGCTGTTCAAGAGCGATGGTATGCCCACTTATCATTTGGCCAACATAGTTGATGACCATCTTATGGAAATCTCCCATGTGATACGGGGTGAAGAATGGTTGCCATCTCTAGCCCTTCATCAATTATTGTATGATGCCTTTGAATGGCAAGCACCACTATTTGCGCATCTTCCTTTGATTATGAAGCCCGTAGGCAAAGGAAAGCTAAGCAAGCGAGATGGTGAAAAAATGGGCTTTCCTGTGTTTCCATTAACTTGGAACGATTCTATTGGTTATCGTGAGGCGGGCTACTTCCCTGATGCGACAATCAATTTTTTAGCAATGCTCGGATGGAATCCTGGAACAGAGCAAGAGTTATTCAGCATGGAAGAACTTAAACAAGATTTCAGCTTAGACCGTGTACATAAATCGGGAGCTCGTTTTGACCCAGACAAAACCAAATGGTATAATCATCAATATTTACAATCCAAACCAAACAGTGAGCTTGCCAAATTGTTCATGGGTGAGTTAGAAGGCAAAGATGGTCTTGAGTCCATCCCCACTGAGCAGTTCATTGAGAAAGTGGTTGAGCTGATTAAAGAGCGAGCCAACTTTGTATCCGACTTTTGGGGATTAAGTGATTATTTCTTTAAAACTCCTGAGTTATATGATGAAAAAGCAATGCGCAAGCAGTGGAAAGAGGATACCCCAGACATTCTGAATGCAGTTGCTCAACTACTGGAAGGTATTGATGACTTTTCCTCTCAGAATATTGAAACGATAATTAAAGATTGGATAGGTAAACAAGAATTGTCCTTTGGAAAAGTAATGCCGCCATTACGACTGGTTATTGTTGGCGCTATGAAGGGTCCTCATTTATTTGACATCATGGACATGATTGGTGCAGAAGAGAGCATTTCTAGAATTAAAAAAGCCATTTCCACACTTTAA
- a CDS encoding SPFH domain-containing protein, with product MGNFFLIPIIFIGLIILFSSFFTVKQQTAVIVERFGKFQSIRHSGLQMKIPLIDRIATRVGLKIQQLDVIVETKTLDDVFVKLKISVQYVVIKEKVYEAFYKLEYPHDQITSYVFDVVRAEVPKMKLDDVFVKKDDIAIAVKSELQEAMINYGYDIIKTLVTDIDPDAQVKEAMNRINASEREKIAAQFEGDAARILIVEKAKAEAESKRLQGQGIADQRREIARGLEESVEVLNKVGINSQEASALIVVTQHYDTLQSIGEETNTNLILLPNSPQAGSDMLNNMVASFTASNMIGEEMKKNNPKK from the coding sequence ATGGGCAATTTCTTTCTTATACCGATTATTTTTATCGGACTGATTATTCTCTTTTCATCTTTTTTCACAGTTAAACAACAAACTGCTGTTATAGTTGAGCGTTTTGGAAAATTTCAAAGCATACGCCATTCCGGGCTTCAGATGAAAATTCCATTAATTGACCGTATAGCTACTAGAGTTGGTCTAAAAATTCAACAACTTGATGTTATAGTTGAAACGAAAACTCTAGATGATGTATTTGTGAAACTAAAAATATCAGTTCAATACGTTGTTATTAAGGAAAAAGTATATGAGGCCTTTTATAAACTAGAGTACCCCCATGATCAAATTACTTCTTACGTATTCGATGTGGTGCGTGCAGAAGTTCCTAAAATGAAATTGGACGATGTGTTTGTGAAAAAAGATGATATCGCAATTGCTGTAAAATCTGAGCTCCAAGAGGCGATGATTAATTATGGTTATGACATCATTAAGACTTTGGTGACTGACATTGACCCAGACGCACAGGTAAAAGAAGCAATGAACCGTATCAATGCTTCTGAACGTGAAAAGATTGCCGCTCAGTTTGAGGGTGATGCCGCTCGTATTCTTATCGTAGAAAAAGCCAAGGCCGAAGCAGAGAGCAAAAGATTACAAGGACAAGGTATTGCAGACCAACGTCGAGAAATTGCTCGTGGACTTGAAGAATCTGTAGAGGTATTGAACAAGGTTGGCATAAATTCTCAAGAAGCATCAGCTTTGATTGTTGTAACCCAACATTATGACACACTACAATCAATAGGAGAGGAGACAAATACCAATTTAATATTACTTCCCAATTCTCCACAAGCGGGTAGCGATATGTTAAACAACATGGTTGCTTCATTTACGGCAAGTAATATGATCGGAGAAGAAATGAAAAAGAATAATCCAAAAAAATAA